In Ensifer canadensis, a genomic segment contains:
- a CDS encoding class GN sortase, producing the protein MAADDDLPGPRPGFLARLSAIETIVVALIALFALAGLMLVGKGFYMKAKAEVSQVLLKKSFEAQLHGEANGRPWPWADFETTAEIMAPRINRSAIVLKGASGQALAFGPAWLTNTPLPGDEGTSVIAAHRDTHFRWLKDVSAGDLLVLTRKDGRRFLFRAGEGRVARWDESGINASASGHKLALATCFPFDAIEPGPMRYIVTAELVGEQHPVPLTTGSVSK; encoded by the coding sequence ATGGCCGCTGACGACGACCTGCCCGGGCCACGCCCGGGCTTCCTCGCCCGTCTTTCGGCGATCGAGACGATCGTGGTCGCGCTCATTGCCCTGTTCGCCCTTGCCGGCCTGATGCTGGTCGGCAAGGGATTTTACATGAAGGCCAAGGCCGAGGTCTCTCAAGTCCTCTTGAAAAAGAGCTTCGAGGCGCAATTGCACGGCGAGGCCAATGGCAGGCCCTGGCCCTGGGCCGACTTCGAAACGACAGCGGAAATCATGGCGCCGCGCATCAACCGCTCGGCGATCGTGCTCAAGGGCGCAAGCGGCCAGGCGCTTGCCTTCGGACCTGCCTGGCTCACAAACACCCCCCTTCCCGGCGACGAAGGCACCTCGGTCATCGCCGCCCACCGCGACACGCATTTCCGCTGGCTGAAGGATGTGTCCGCGGGCGACCTGCTGGTGCTGACCCGCAAGGACGGGCGGCGCTTTCTCTTCCGCGCCGGCGAAGGCCGGGTCGCGCGCTGGGACGAGAGCGGCATCAACGCCTCGGCCAGTGGCCACAAGCTGGCGCTTGCCACCTGCTTCCCTTTCGATGCGATCGAGCCGGGACCGATGCGCTACATCGTGACCGCCGAACTGGTCGGCGAGCAGCATCCGGTGCCGCTGACGACAGGCTCGGTTTCGAAATAA